From Balneola sp. MJW-20:
GACAAGCTCAGTATCTCACTGGCTCAGCAATATTTTGAAGAAAGCCGAAACGACCGGGACTTCAATTCTCTGATCCTTACCTCCCGTACCGAGCAGGTTTATATGTATTCAGCCAATATTGATATGGAACAGGATCTTAATAAACGTCATCGTTTATATTTTGGACTGGAATCGATCTTTAACCGTATCAGTTCCGAAGGTATCAATACCAACATATCTACGGAAGAAGTTAGTCCCGAATCCAGCCGCTATCCGGACGGTTCTATCTGGAATTCCTATTCCGCTTATATGAGCTATCGATGGAAACTAACCGATCGCATAAACTTACAGGCCGGCAGCCGTTACACCTATTTCCAGGTCAAATCGGATTTTGATGACCGGTTCTTCAATTTCCCTTTCACTGAGGCAAATATTAATGATGGTGCACTTACCGGGAGCCTTGGTTTTGTCTTTAATCCCAATGAAAGTCTGCAGATCACCACAAATTTCAGTACCGGCTTTCGAGCACCTAATATTGATGATGTCGGCAAAGTATTCGACTCTGAACCGGGAGCGGTGGTCGTACCAAACCCAGATCTGGGCTCGGAATACGCTTATAACTTGGATGCCGGTTTTATCAAGCTTTTCGGTGATGCGATCCGGATTGATTTCAATGCTTATTACACTATTCTTAATAATGCACTGGTACGCCGAAACTTCACTTTAAACGGTCAGGATCAGATCCTGTATGAGGGGGAAAACAGTCAGGTGCAGGCGATTCAGAATGCTGCGACAGCTCGTGTAATGGGACTGCAGGCAGGATTAAAACTGGAATTACCTTCCGGTTTCGGACTTTCTACACAGATAAATATTCAGGATGGTGAAGAAGAACTGGATGATGGTACAAATGCACCCCTTCGGCATGCTGCACCCATTTTTGGAGCTACTCATTTATCTTATTCCAAGTTCAGGTTTGACGCTGATCTATTTGTAGAATACAATGGTGAGATATCAAATAATGACCTCGCACCTTCAGAACAGGGAAAAGATTTTATCTATGCTCTTGATGACAATGGTAACCCGTATGCACCTTCCTGGTACACTCTAAACTTCAATTCAATGTACCGTCTCACCGATGACCTGCTGATTAGTTTCGGAGTTCATAACATTACCGATCAGCGCTATCTTCCATATTCGTCGGGGATCGCAGCTCCTGGAAGAAACTTTTTTATTGCACTGAGAGCTAATATCTGATGTGCCTACAATACCCGGATCAGTTCGATAGCTGGGACAGATCTTTGTCCTTTACCGAATCGATGAATTTGATAAAGTTCTCGACCTGAGAATCCAGCAAAGATCTGGCAAATTCGTCGGTCAGTCCCTCTTCTTCACTGAAATTCTTGTGTACGCGCTGAATAAAGACCCGCTCCGGAAACTGAAGAGCATTACGATAATTCGCGATCATCTGAAACTGTTCCACGGACCTCAATGCTCCAAAGGCACCGGCTGCTTCACCTATAAATGCCATAGGCATTTTTTCAAATGCTTCAGGAAACGGCAGGTAATCAATAAATACTTTCAGGATACCCGGAAAACTGCCGTTGTATTCGGGGATAACAAATACCAACCCGTCTGCTTCCAGTACTTTTGCATTAAAAGCCTCCACAGAAGGGATCTCTTTACCATATTTTCCACCTACAACATCCAGCAAAGGGAAATCACGGAGACAGATCACTTCTGCATCTGCTCCTTCTTTTTGATAAAGTTCTGCAACATGATCTGATACTTTGCGGGCCATACTTCCCGGCCGGTCGGTAGAACTTATTACTTTTATCTTCATTGTCTCGTTTTTTTGTAGATGTATACCATTTTCATGGTTATTTCATTCCAAACTAACGGCTTTTCTGAACCTTGATCTTTCCGTTATTATCAGCTCCAGTAAGCAATTCCAATGAACCTGCAAAGACGGGACCAGAGATCTCATGCGCTCAATCTGTCTGTGTATACCTGTCCGGCTCCCTTAAAACCTAAATAAATCAGGGTTCTGATGCACTATACTTAAGTCTTGTAAGCGCTTTTCCATTACATACAGGATTGTTTAATACAAATATGAATTTTTTGTTAATTTTATTTTGATTTATTTTGATTCCGCTATAATTTTTAATCCGAATTGAAACATACACCTAATTAATATTCGGTTCGGGATGCAGATAATAAAAGCACTTTTCCTCACTTTACTCATACTTCTACTTCCATCCGTAGTGTCCGCAGGCGAAGCTTCCAGCCTGGACACTATGATCAGTACCGTAACACCTGACAAGTCATTTGCCGACCTTCTTTGGATCATGATCGCTGCTTTTCTGGTCTTTTTTATGCAAGCCGGTTTTGCTCTGGTGGAAACAGGTTTTACTCGCGCAAAAAATGTAGCCAACATCATGATGAAAAATATGATGGATTTCGGGCTTGGCACCGTATTCTTTTGGGCCATTGGTTTCGGCATAATGTATGGCGCTGACCAATACGGGCTATTTGGTTTTTCAAATTTCTTTCTCAGCGAGGCGGTTACGGATAGCGGAGAACTCAATCCATGGCTTTACGGTGAATGGTTCTTCCAGGCAGTATTCGCTGCCACGGCTGCAACGATCGTATCCGGAGCTATGGCAGAACGCACAAAATTTACAGGTTATCTGTTATATACTGTTTTTATAACTGCACTAATCTATCCGATCGTAGGTCACTGGATATGGGGAGGCGGATGGCTTTCATCGATCGGATTTCATGATTTTGCAGGTTCCACGGTTGTCCACAGTGTAGGTGCGTGGGCAGGTCTTGTCGGAACCATGATCCTGGGTCCAAGGATTGGTCGCTTTGTAAACGGGAGAGCCCGTAATATCGCCGGACATTCAGTAGCCTTTGGGACTCTTGGTGTTTTTATTCTTTGGTTAGGATGGTTTGGTTTTAATCCAGGTTCCACACTGGGTGCTGATGTTTCCTTTGCCCGAATCGCGGTTACTACCAATATGGCTGGAGCAGGCGGAGCGATCGCTGCCATGATCATATCCTGGATAGCTACCGGAAAAGCAGACCTTGGCTATACCCTGAACGGCTCACTGGCCGGCCTGGTGGCCATTACCGC
This genomic window contains:
- a CDS encoding NADPH-dependent FMN reductase: MKIKVISSTDRPGSMARKVSDHVAELYQKEGADAEVICLRDFPLLDVVGGKYGKEIPSVEAFNAKVLEADGLVFVIPEYNGSFPGILKVFIDYLPFPEAFEKMPMAFIGEAAGAFGALRSVEQFQMIANYRNALQFPERVFIQRVHKNFSEEEGLTDEFARSLLDSQVENFIKFIDSVKDKDLSQLSN
- a CDS encoding ammonium transporter, producing the protein MQIIKALFLTLLILLLPSVVSAGEASSLDTMISTVTPDKSFADLLWIMIAAFLVFFMQAGFALVETGFTRAKNVANIMMKNMMDFGLGTVFFWAIGFGIMYGADQYGLFGFSNFFLSEAVTDSGELNPWLYGEWFFQAVFAATAATIVSGAMAERTKFTGYLLYTVFITALIYPIVGHWIWGGGWLSSIGFHDFAGSTVVHSVGAWAGLVGTMILGPRIGRFVNGRARNIAGHSVAFGTLGVFILWLGWFGFNPGSTLGADVSFARIAVTTNMAGAGGAIAAMIISWIATGKADLGYTLNGSLAGLVAITAGCAVVSPASALLIGCIGGLIMFYGTRLLERLRIDDPVGAIPVHGMAGAWGTLAVALFAQTPYSTEFTGLFFGGGWAQLGIQLTGIVTVFGFTILSAFMVFKGISVFHGLRVTPEEEITGLDRHEHGTNAYPEFFGLQDAAEMMELTESQQLELIRTNRVEIDVSQSA
- a CDS encoding TonB-dependent receptor domain-containing protein; this encodes MSLLPFILQAQTVLTVLDNVSGLPVEYALIYTEDNRKSVITDNKGKADIGKFEGEDRIVIRSIGYRTEILSFDEIRSKNFSVNLQPTQITLDEMVVSANRWIQETREVPLKVVSIRPEKVSMQNPQTAADLLTVSGEVFVQKSQLGGGSPMIRGFATNRVLLSVDGVRMNNAIFRSGNLQNVISLDPNAIENSEIIFGPGSVIYGSDAIGGVMSFYTRKPILSSNEDLFIRGNSLLRYSTANNERTTHFDISAGFKKWGFLSSVSYAMYDDLRMGSNGPEDYLRDWYVVTDGLTDAEVRNDQPRVQNPSEFDQVNVMQKIRFRPDEEWDLNYGFHYSETSDYSRYDRLRRRREGLPRSAEWYYGPQKWMMNNLNILQDSEGGLYDKLSISLAQQYFEESRNDRDFNSLILTSRTEQVYMYSANIDMEQDLNKRHRLYFGLESIFNRISSEGINTNISTEEVSPESSRYPDGSIWNSYSAYMSYRWKLTDRINLQAGSRYTYFQVKSDFDDRFFNFPFTEANINDGALTGSLGFVFNPNESLQITTNFSTGFRAPNIDDVGKVFDSEPGAVVVPNPDLGSEYAYNLDAGFIKLFGDAIRIDFNAYYTILNNALVRRNFTLNGQDQILYEGENSQVQAIQNAATARVMGLQAGLKLELPSGFGLSTQINIQDGEEELDDGTNAPLRHAAPIFGATHLSYSKFRFDADLFVEYNGEISNNDLAPSEQGKDFIYALDDNGNPYAPSWYTLNFNSMYRLTDDLLISFGVHNITDQRYLPYSSGIAAPGRNFFIALRANI